A single Plasmodium yoelii strain 17X genome assembly, chromosome: 10 DNA region contains:
- a CDS encoding coatomer subunit beta yields the protein MGTLDLENNCTLYICTDNCEIPSVSEIQKKLESQNVDNKIEGMENLIFNIIQGEPYGNLLMYVIRFIVPHKDHRLKKMCHIFFEVVDKCNNDGNLKEEMILVCNALRNDLISPNEYVRGSTLRLLSKIKYLKILDPLIEAITKNLNHSHSYVRKNAISCIHTIIKNHGIDVIPNAVKEVEKILFLETDISTKRSALSMLIDIDPLTTLKYILSLNDQLYDTADVMLLEVIQLFKKLFIPQIFDDSCLKINGNKDMDDDICSQYDSEKDDDYCEDDENEFDYSQNDLSGYAQNSNDNNILNFKSEEIRFKNKKLNQNDYMPYKNNVINILLNMLNKNVSNSVLYEGSCCLLYISNSTISVKTASECFIKLLISQHDNNIKLIVIDKLYYIMCKWKHILGNYIMDLLRSLNFPSKDIKIKILNLVLHILTKKNVHLVLNVIKKELLKLNEEFIYNSKELISRGNIPNNDPNKIVPITKDEEHGGGSTKVSNLEGFNNAYNNNNILSNVIDSGNYKKILIKFLQHICNMYTTDCICIVDLLFIYANTQEKNINYESAICIKKLANNSVLQNNILEKIIENMFEIKETTILRIFLWIVGQYMNKNKMILNFINILYEQMSYFLNNNMEESDVVNKLFNEKLKKNKFFNYNEISNNITDNNTTPYFQNIQTKTVILEDGTYATEAFATTPNKNPINLSDSNKNGAKFSANNNSSLNQFLYNLFCENDDLLLSVLCVCITKLYLRLLSNADDVFNFIRLASNIDEQKCGEKCGGKCGEKCGGKCGEKCGGKCGEKCGGKCGEKCEEKREENHEQNYDPNLMLKNLNVFRNKSIHILSSIIKYTTQKNIKSVTSVYENDSNVIRITQCLNIFLKLKVGIKNIDNETKKFIETFINGDKYYHDFIKKEEDKYCSLYGSSSKNCRKIETIEDDNINNEEGDNISLISDNEMENVDSIINFRILKENKNVLNMLDDEIVTKNENFEQMKLKYSLKNDILYDYNEFKYPIINQDNYSSLFLSKLHKSQPITSIADDIFIEIFPIISSINLILEFYIYNQSGIYLQNIFINLSTHNNLKPIDKIPQFNLAPNEKKKFRTTIKVHTTETGTIFGYVFFEKKNDPQKYYIVLNEININMNDYITASFVSSHLFRIMWSEFEWENKINVNTSISDAFELLKLIIKHTNMTIVERFMPLEYYEHEMKNVGENENITPIDVYISYISTLEDFKSLVNNSAFFSVNLFSRSIFGEDSLANFSVQKNSDGKLTGSIRVRSRTQGIALSLGDKITLIQSGINTELQ from the exons ATGGGGACGTTAGATCTTGAAAACAACTGCACTCTGTATATATGTACAGACAATTGTGAGATTCCTTCAGTGAGTGAAATACAGAAAAAGTTAGAAAGCCAAAATGTAGACAATAAAATTGAAGGGATGGAAAatcttatttttaatataatacaaGGAGAACCATATGGGAACCTACTAATGTATGTTATTCGATTTATAGTACCACATAAAGATCatagattaaaaaaaatgtgtcatatattttttgaggTTGTAGATAAATGTAACAATGATGGAAATTTAAAAGAAGAAATGATATTAGTATGTAATGCTTTGAGAAACGATTTAATATCACCAAATGAATATGTGAGAGGATCAACATTACGATTattaagtaaaataaaatatttaaaaattttagatCCTTTAATTGAAGCaattacaaaaaatttaaatcattCACATAGTTATGTAAGAAAAAATGCAATTAGTTGTATTCAtacaattattaaaaatcaTGGAATAGATGTTATACCAAATGCAGTTAAAGAGGTcgagaaaatattatttttagaaACTGATATATCTACAAAACGTAGTGCACTATCTATGTTAATTGATATCGACCCATTAACGACactaaaatatattctttCATTAAATGATCAATTATATGATACAGCAGATGTTATGTTGTTAGAAGTTATTcaactttttaaaaaattatttattcctCAGATTTTTGATGATTCatgtttaaaaataaatggaaataaaGATATGGATGATGATATATGTAGTCAATATGATTCAGAAAAAGATGATGATTATTGTgaagatgatgaaaatgaattTGATTATTCCCAAAATGATTTATCTGGTTATGCACAAAAtagtaatgataataatatattaaattttaaaagtGAAGAAATTcgatttaaaaataaaaaattgaatcaaaatgattatatgccatataaaaataatgtaataaatattttattaaatatgttaaataaaaatgttagtaaTAGTGTATTATATGAAGGATCATgttgtttattatatattagcaATTCTACAATAAGTGTTAAAACAGCAAGTGaatgttttataaaattattaataagtCAACATGATAATAACATAAAACTAATAGTTattgataaattatattacatCATGTGTAAATGGAAACATATTCTTGGAAATTATATAATGGATTTATTGCGAAGTTTAAATTTTCCATCAAAAGAcataaaaatcaaaattttaaatttagttttacatatattaacaaaaaaaaatgtacattTAGTTTtaaatgttattaaaaaagaattattaaaacTAAACGaggaatttatttataactcAAAGGAGCTAATATCTCGAGGTAATATCCCCAATAATGATCCGAATAAAATAGTTCCGATAACAAAAGATGAAGAACATGGTGGAGGATCTACAAAGGTTTCAAATTTAGAAGGTTTTaataatgcatataataataacaacatATTATCAAATGTTATTGATTCtggaaattataaaaaaattttgattaaatttttacagcatatatgtaatatgtaTACTACAGATTGTATATGTATAGTTGATTTGCTTTTTATTTATGCAAATACgcaagaaaaaaatataaattatgaatcAGCTATTTGTATAAAAAAGTTAGCAAATAATAGTGTAttgcaaaataatatacttgAGAAGATTATAGAAAATATGtttgaaataaaagaaaCAACAATATTAcgtatatttttatggatAGTAGGtcaatatatgaataaaaataaaatgattttaaattttataaatatattatatgaacaaatgtcttattttttaaataataatatggaaGAGTCAGATGTTGTTAATAAACTATTTAACgagaaattgaaaaaaaataaattttttaattataatgaaatatcaAATAATATTACAGATAATAATACAACACCATATTTTCAAAACATACAAACTAAAACTGTTATTTTAGAAGATGGTACATATGCTACTGAAGCTTTTGCAACTACCCCAAATAAGAATCCTATAAATTTATCTGactcaaataaaaatggtgcGAAATTTTCTGCAAACAATAATTCGTCTTTAaatcaatttttatataatttattttgtgaaaacgatgatttattattatccGTTTTATGTGTGTGCATAACAAAGTTGTATCTTCGATTACTATCAAATGCGGATGacgtttttaattttattcgCTTGGCGAGTAACATTGACGAACAAAAATGTGGGGAAAAATGTGGGGGAAAATGTGGGGAAAAATGTGGGGGAAAATGTGGGGAAAAATGTGGGGGAAAATGTGGGGAAAAATGTGGGGGAAAATGTGGGGAAAAATGCGAAGAAAAACGTGAGGAAAATCACGAACAAAATTACGACCCCAACTTGATGTTAAAAAACTTGAACGTGTTCAGAAATAAGTCGATTCACATTTTGTCAagcataataaaatatacaacccaaaaaaatataaaatctgTAACTAGCGTATATGAAAATGACAGTAATGTTATAAGGATAACACAATGtcttaacatatttttaaaactaaAAGTGGGAatcaaaaatatagataatgaAACGAAGAAATTTATAGAAACGTTTATTAATGGAGATAAATATTATCacgattttataaaaaaggaGGAAGATAAATATTGTAGCTTATATGGATCTAGTTCTAAAAATTGTCGAAAAATAGAAACTATAGaagatgataatataaataacgaAGAAGGTGACAATATATCATTAATTAGTGACAACGAAATGGAAAATGTAGATAGCATAATTAATTTTAgaattttaaaagaaaacaAGAATGTGTTAAATATGCTTGATGATGAAATTgtaacaaaaaatgaaaattttgaacaaatgaagttaaaatattccttaaaaaatgatatattatatgattataatgaatttaaatatCCTATTATAAATCAAGATAATtattcttcattatttttatctaaattGCATAAATCTCAACCAATAACTAGTATTGCTGATGATATATTTATCGAAATATTCCCAATAATTTCaagtataaatttaatacttgaattttatatatataaccaatcaggtatatatttacaaaatatatttattaatttatctacacataataatttaaaaccAATAGATAAAATACCACAATTTAATTTAGCtccaaatgaaaaaaaaaaattcagaaCCACTATAAAGGTTCATACTACAGAAACAGGAACTATTTTTGGATATGtttttttcgaaaaaaaaaatgatcctcaaaaatattatatcgTTTTAAATGAAATCAACATCAATATGAATGACTATATTACCGCTTCTTTTGTATCGTCTCACTTGTTCCGCATTATGTGGTCAGAGTTTGAATGggaaaacaaaattaatgtCAACACGTCGATTAG TGACGCCTTCGAATTGCTGAAGCTAATTATAAAGCACACAAACATGACAATAGTGGAGAGGTTTATGCCTTTAGAATATTATGAACACGAAATGAAAAATGTAGGAgagaatgaaaatataacTCCTATAGATGTATACATATCTTATATTTCAACTTTAGAGGATTTTAAATCATTAGTAAACAATTCAGCTTTTTTTTCTGTGAATTTATTTTCCCGAAGTATATTTGGAGAAGATTCTTTGGCTAACTTTTCCGTTCAGAAAAATTCAGATGGAAAATTAACAGGGAGTATACGCGTTCGAAGTAGAACCCAG GGCATAGCACTTAGCTTAGGAGACAAGATAACGTTGATACAATCTGGAATAAATACTGAATTGCAATAA